The following are encoded together in the Raineyella sp. LH-20 genome:
- a CDS encoding alcohol dehydrogenase catalytic domain-containing protein, whose amino-acid sequence MTTYRAIEATTAGEFALVDRELRAPGAGQVRIAVEACGVCHSDAAGIHNLTGSRPAGTPVVPGHEVIGRIDAVGEGVTRWTVGQRVGLGYLGGPCGECAMCRRGEFVHCTGQPVLGDSQEGGYAEYLLARASGLVAVPEDVLAVELAPLMCAGLTVHHALVASPARPGDLVAVQGIGGLGHLGIQYARAMGFEVVAIARGEEKRELARQLGAHHYLDSTRVDPAGALQELGGARVILATASSGASMSPLVGGLGLRGQLVVLGVTPDPIQVGTVPLIMGGRSIVGSLTGTPSDNEDNVAFARRHDVAAMIETVPLAEAGAAYARMMAGDARFRMVLDLTR is encoded by the coding sequence ATGACCACCTACCGCGCCATCGAGGCGACCACCGCCGGCGAGTTCGCCCTGGTCGACCGGGAGCTGCGCGCCCCCGGTGCCGGGCAGGTCAGGATCGCCGTGGAGGCCTGCGGGGTCTGCCACAGCGACGCCGCCGGCATCCACAACCTGACCGGCAGCCGGCCCGCCGGCACGCCGGTGGTGCCCGGCCACGAGGTGATCGGCCGGATCGACGCCGTCGGTGAGGGCGTCACCCGGTGGACGGTCGGCCAGCGGGTCGGTCTGGGCTATCTGGGCGGTCCCTGCGGCGAGTGCGCGATGTGCCGTCGCGGCGAGTTCGTCCACTGCACCGGCCAGCCCGTGCTCGGCGACAGTCAGGAGGGTGGCTACGCGGAGTATCTCCTCGCCCGCGCCTCCGGCCTGGTCGCCGTCCCCGAGGATGTGCTGGCGGTCGAACTGGCGCCGCTGATGTGCGCCGGCCTGACCGTGCACCACGCGCTGGTGGCCTCACCGGCCCGGCCGGGCGACCTGGTCGCCGTGCAGGGCATCGGCGGTCTGGGCCATCTCGGGATCCAGTACGCCCGAGCGATGGGCTTCGAGGTCGTCGCCATCGCCCGCGGCGAGGAGAAGCGAGAGCTGGCCCGGCAGTTGGGCGCGCACCACTACCTCGACTCCACCCGGGTCGATCCGGCCGGGGCGCTGCAGGAACTCGGCGGCGCCCGGGTCATCCTCGCCACCGCGAGCAGCGGCGCGTCGATGTCGCCGCTCGTCGGCGGCCTCGGCCTGCGCGGTCAGCTCGTGGTTCTCGGTGTGACACCGGACCCGATCCAGGTCGGCACGGTCCCGCTGATCATGGGCGGCCGCTCGATCGTGGGATCGCTGACCGGCACGCCCAGCGACAACGAGGACAACGTCGCCTTCGCCCGTAGGCATGACGTCGCCGCGATGATCGAGACGGTGCCGCTGGCGGAGGCCGGCGCGGCGTACGCCCGGATGATGGCGGGCGACGCCCGCTTCCGGATGGTGCTCGACCTCACCCGCTGA
- a CDS encoding helix-turn-helix domain-containing protein, translated as MSVQLRGRLAARGDEPLGEACGIERAMAVVGNRVAMLLMREAFHGASRFESLCRRVGASEAQVAQHLKRLVAAGLLTKEPYREPGQRTRSAYVLTDAGHDLLPAVMALLDWAGEHVPTSYGATVLTHAGCGAAAHVEIRCEAGHRVREDELVIEGPDLHPAPTDRAPTPDSDQH; from the coding sequence ATGAGTGTGCAGCTTCGGGGCCGGCTCGCGGCCCGGGGAGATGAGCCGCTGGGCGAGGCGTGCGGCATCGAGCGGGCGATGGCGGTGGTCGGCAACCGGGTCGCGATGCTGTTGATGCGTGAGGCGTTCCACGGCGCGTCCCGCTTCGAGTCCCTGTGTCGACGGGTGGGTGCCAGCGAGGCACAGGTGGCGCAGCATCTGAAGCGTCTGGTCGCCGCGGGTCTGTTGACCAAGGAGCCGTACCGGGAGCCCGGCCAGCGCACCAGATCTGCGTACGTCCTCACCGACGCCGGACATGACCTGCTGCCGGCCGTGATGGCGCTGCTCGATTGGGCGGGCGAACACGTGCCCACCTCGTACGGCGCGACCGTGTTGACCCACGCCGGGTGTGGGGCGGCGGCGCATGTCGAGATCCGGTGCGAGGCCGGTCACCGCGTCCGGGAGGACGAACTGGTCATCGAGGGCCCGGACCTGCACCCCGCCCCGACCGACCGGGCGCCGACGCCCGACTCCGATCAGCACTGA
- the phnG gene encoding phosphonate C-P lyase system protein PhnG: MNDTATAHRRRAARALALADTARLADLWAAWPDAPEVEYLRGPEAGLVMVQGRIGGSGDRFNLGEATVTRATALLHGGALGAERLGTSYVLGSDPAHAGLAAIFDALLTDPATAPQALSEVIEPLEREQAHRDDRARAEAHATQVNFFTVARENLGGDEEDDE; encoded by the coding sequence ATGAACGACACCGCAACCGCCCACCGGCGCCGTGCGGCCCGCGCGCTCGCGCTCGCGGACACCGCACGCCTCGCCGACCTCTGGGCGGCCTGGCCGGACGCCCCCGAAGTGGAGTACCTCCGGGGCCCCGAGGCCGGGCTCGTCATGGTGCAGGGCCGCATCGGGGGCAGCGGCGACCGGTTCAACCTCGGCGAGGCGACCGTCACCCGCGCCACCGCGCTGCTGCACGGCGGCGCGCTGGGCGCCGAGCGGCTCGGCACCAGCTACGTCCTCGGCAGCGACCCGGCCCATGCCGGGCTGGCGGCGATCTTCGACGCCCTGCTCACCGACCCCGCCACCGCGCCGCAGGCGCTCAGCGAGGTGATCGAGCCGCTCGAACGCGAGCAGGCGCACCGCGACGATCGAGCGCGCGCCGAGGCCCACGCCACCCAGGTCAACTTCTTCACGGTGGCCCGGGAGAACCTCGGCGGCGACGAGGAGGACGACGAATGA
- the phnH gene encoding phosphonate C-P lyase system protein PhnH, giving the protein MTTAGSTDRVHTPAPGFADPVHDAQQTFRTLLDALARPTTAIPLPVAVTAPGALTDGAAAVLLTVADESTPLWLDPTLAGDADLVAWLAFHTGAQPVDDPALAAFAVVATPSALPPLASFAPGTDEAPHTSTTAIVATGRAVVGTTPAGHTIPAGRTFTADGPGFPVPALWSAPGLPADFAAQWADNSAAFPRGVDLVFAGDDTLVGLPRTTRLTEVD; this is encoded by the coding sequence ATGACCACCGCGGGTTCCACCGACCGCGTGCACACTCCGGCCCCCGGCTTCGCCGATCCGGTGCACGACGCCCAGCAGACGTTCCGTACGTTGCTCGACGCGCTCGCCCGGCCGACCACCGCCATCCCGCTGCCGGTCGCGGTGACCGCCCCGGGCGCGCTCACCGATGGCGCGGCGGCTGTCCTGCTGACCGTCGCCGACGAGTCCACGCCTCTGTGGTTGGACCCGACGCTGGCCGGCGACGCCGATCTCGTCGCCTGGCTCGCCTTCCACACCGGCGCCCAGCCGGTCGACGACCCCGCGCTGGCAGCCTTCGCCGTCGTCGCCACCCCCTCGGCGCTGCCGCCGCTGGCCTCGTTCGCCCCCGGCACCGACGAGGCCCCCCACACGTCCACCACGGCGATCGTCGCGACGGGACGCGCCGTGGTGGGCACCACCCCCGCAGGACACACCATCCCCGCCGGACGGACCTTCACCGCCGACGGCCCCGGCTTCCCGGTGCCCGCGCTCTGGTCCGCCCCCGGTCTGCCGGCGGACTTCGCCGCCCAGTGGGCCGACAACAGCGCCGCCTTCCCCCGCGGCGTCGACCTCGTGTTCGCCGGTGACGACACCCTCGTCGGCCTGCCGCGGACGACCCGACTCACGGAGGTGGACTGA
- a CDS encoding carbon-phosphorus lyase complex subunit PhnI, protein MYVAVKGGEQAIANAHALLAKRGRGEETTPRLTPEQVRDQLGVLVARVMTEGSLYDPDLAARAIVQSQGDALEAITLMRTYRTTLPRLGTTVALDTAGLPSERRVSATFKDIPGGQQLGATFDYTHRLLTDQDVSDGPTDVPPVPTDDEPAAPMPRVTDLLGATAMIEPAVDHPADEDPEPADLTREPTVFPMSRAERMQAIARGDEGFLLGIGYSTLRGYGSTHPFVGEVRVGEVEVEMVVPEFGHAVCLGRIEVTECQMVTQFVGSATEAPRFTRGYGLAFGRSERKAMSMSLVDRALRWEELGERKVAPAQDEEFVVEHADNVQATGFVEHLKLPHYVDFQAELALIRSMHADLGARAAAGTNADETETYDTDTYEARAYDDAAYDAHPYDTDPYDPEAKEGTAR, encoded by the coding sequence ATGTACGTCGCCGTCAAGGGTGGCGAGCAGGCGATCGCCAACGCCCATGCGCTGCTCGCCAAGCGCGGCCGCGGGGAGGAGACGACCCCGCGGCTGACCCCCGAGCAGGTCCGCGACCAGCTCGGCGTCCTGGTCGCCCGGGTGATGACCGAGGGCTCGCTCTACGATCCCGATCTTGCGGCGCGCGCGATCGTGCAGAGCCAGGGCGACGCGCTGGAGGCGATCACCCTGATGCGTACGTATCGCACCACGCTGCCCCGGCTGGGGACGACCGTCGCCCTCGACACCGCCGGCCTGCCGTCGGAGCGCCGGGTCTCGGCCACCTTCAAGGACATCCCCGGCGGCCAGCAGCTCGGCGCGACGTTCGACTACACCCACCGGCTGCTCACCGATCAGGACGTCAGCGACGGGCCGACCGACGTCCCCCCGGTGCCGACCGATGACGAACCGGCCGCGCCGATGCCGCGGGTCACCGACCTGCTCGGCGCCACCGCGATGATCGAGCCCGCCGTCGACCACCCCGCCGACGAGGACCCCGAGCCCGCCGATCTGACCCGCGAGCCGACGGTGTTCCCGATGTCGCGGGCCGAACGGATGCAGGCGATCGCCCGCGGCGACGAAGGATTCCTGCTCGGGATCGGCTACTCGACGCTGCGCGGCTACGGCTCGACGCATCCGTTCGTCGGCGAGGTGCGGGTCGGTGAGGTCGAGGTGGAGATGGTCGTGCCGGAGTTCGGCCACGCCGTCTGTCTGGGCCGGATCGAGGTCACCGAGTGCCAGATGGTCACCCAGTTCGTCGGCAGCGCCACCGAGGCACCGCGGTTCACCCGCGGCTATGGGCTGGCGTTCGGCCGCTCCGAGCGCAAGGCGATGTCGATGTCGCTGGTCGACCGCGCGCTGCGCTGGGAGGAACTCGGGGAGCGGAAGGTCGCCCCCGCCCAGGACGAGGAGTTCGTCGTCGAGCACGCCGACAACGTCCAGGCGACCGGCTTCGTCGAGCACCTCAAGCTGCCGCACTACGTCGATTTCCAGGCCGAGCTGGCGCTGATCCGCAGCATGCACGCCGATCTCGGCGCCCGTGCGGCCGCCGGGACGAACGCCGACGAGACCGAGACGTACGACACCGACACGTACGAGGCCCGGGCGTACGACGACGCGGCGTACGACGCCCACCCGTACGACACCGACCCGTACGACCCCGAGGCGAAGGAGGGGACGGCCCGATGA
- a CDS encoding alpha-D-ribose 1-methylphosphonate 5-phosphate C-P-lyase PhnJ, which translates to MTAPQAGIFPRIEYNEAYLDEQTKRVIRRALLKGMAIPGFQVPFASREVPMPRGWGTGGVQVTASVIGHDDTLKVIDQGADDTTNAVSIRQFFEKVTACATTTRTDDATVIQTRHRIPETPLTEGQIMVYQVPTPEPLRWLEPRESETRRLHALEDYGSMYVKLYEDISRYGHIAKTYDYPVIVNGRYMMAPSPIPSFDNAKLHRSPAVHLFGAGREKRIYAVPPYTDVTSIDFEDFPFEPQQFVTPCEICGSVGVYMDEVITDDHGASIFVCSDTDHCERTAAQQAGPSPVEHDQPTLQEAQA; encoded by the coding sequence ATGACCGCACCGCAAGCGGGGATCTTCCCCCGCATCGAGTACAACGAGGCCTACCTCGACGAGCAGACCAAGCGGGTCATCCGCCGCGCGCTGCTCAAGGGGATGGCGATCCCCGGCTTCCAGGTGCCCTTCGCCAGCCGTGAGGTGCCGATGCCGCGAGGCTGGGGCACCGGCGGCGTGCAGGTCACCGCCTCGGTGATCGGCCACGACGACACCCTCAAGGTGATCGACCAGGGCGCCGACGACACCACCAACGCGGTGAGCATCCGACAGTTCTTCGAGAAGGTGACCGCCTGCGCGACGACGACGCGCACCGACGACGCGACGGTGATCCAGACCCGGCACCGGATCCCGGAGACCCCACTGACCGAGGGCCAGATCATGGTCTACCAGGTGCCGACGCCGGAGCCGCTGCGCTGGCTGGAACCGCGGGAGTCGGAGACCCGCCGGCTGCACGCCCTGGAGGACTACGGCTCGATGTACGTGAAGCTCTACGAGGACATTTCCCGCTACGGCCACATCGCGAAGACGTACGACTATCCGGTGATCGTCAACGGGCGTTACATGATGGCGCCGTCACCGATCCCGAGTTTCGACAATGCGAAACTCCACCGCTCCCCCGCGGTACACCTGTTCGGCGCCGGCCGCGAGAAGCGCATCTATGCGGTGCCGCCCTACACCGATGTCACCAGCATCGATTTCGAGGATTTCCCGTTCGAGCCACAGCAATTCGTGACGCCCTGCGAGATCTGCGGATCGGTCGGCGTCTACATGGACGAGGTCATCACCGACGACCACGGCGCCTCGATCTTCGTGTGCTCCGACACCGACCACTGCGAGCGCACCGCCGCCCAGCAGGCCGGACCGTCGCCGGTCGAGCACGACCAGCCCACGCTGCAGGAGGCACAGGCATGA
- the phnK gene encoding phosphonate C-P lyase system protein PhnK, translating into MTDTTLEDGPLLSVTGAGHRYGERFGCRDVSFDLWPGEVLAVVGESGSGKSTLLGMLAQRLSTDEGSIRYRTNGSLVDLGDFSERDVRTLWRSEWGFVHQDATAGLRMHVSAGGNIGEPLMATGWRHYGRIRAKAEEWLARVEIPADRIDDAPATFSGGMRQRLQIARNLVVSPRLVFMDEPTSGLDVSVQARLLDLIRSLVGELGLAVVIVTHDLAVARLISHRTVVMKDGGVIEAGLTDRVLDDPQAAYTQLLVSSILQG; encoded by the coding sequence ATGACCGACACCACCCTCGAGGACGGGCCGCTGCTCAGCGTCACCGGCGCCGGGCACCGCTACGGCGAGCGCTTCGGCTGCCGCGACGTCTCGTTCGACCTGTGGCCGGGCGAAGTGCTGGCGGTCGTCGGTGAGTCCGGCTCCGGCAAGTCGACCCTGCTCGGCATGCTCGCCCAACGGCTGAGCACCGACGAGGGCTCCATCCGCTACCGTACGAACGGCTCGTTGGTCGACCTCGGCGACTTCTCCGAGCGTGACGTACGGACGCTGTGGCGCTCCGAGTGGGGCTTCGTCCACCAGGACGCGACCGCCGGACTGCGGATGCACGTCAGCGCCGGCGGCAACATCGGCGAACCGCTGATGGCCACCGGCTGGCGGCACTACGGCCGGATCCGCGCCAAGGCCGAGGAGTGGCTCGCCAGGGTCGAGATCCCCGCCGATCGGATCGACGACGCCCCGGCCACCTTCTCCGGCGGCATGCGCCAGCGGCTGCAGATCGCCCGCAACCTGGTGGTCTCGCCGCGGCTGGTGTTCATGGACGAGCCGACCAGCGGGCTGGACGTCTCGGTCCAGGCCAGGCTGCTCGACCTGATCCGCTCGCTGGTCGGCGAGCTCGGCCTCGCTGTGGTGATCGTCACCCACGACCTCGCAGTGGCCCGCCTCATCTCGCACCGCACCGTGGTGATGAAGGACGGCGGGGTCATCGAGGCCGGCCTCACCGACCGCGTGCTCGACGATCCGCAGGCCGCCTACACCCAGTTGCTCGTCTCCTCGATCCTGCAAGGATGA
- the phnL gene encoding phosphonate C-P lyase system protein PhnL, with product MTDTPLLSVHGVDKTFTMHLQGGQRLPVLHGLTLDVHRGECVVLAGPSGAGKSSVLKMVYGNYGVDAGSILLDRIGGRLDLATASPREVIAARRDTIGYVSQFLRAIPRVSALQVVAEPLVERGASHAVAEERAATLLTRLNIPERLWSLPPATFSGGEQQRVNIARGFITGHPMLLLDEPTASLDARNRETVIELIREQLSDGVGMLAIFHDAEVREAVADRCIDVEAFQAPAGAAA from the coding sequence GTGACCGACACCCCACTGCTCTCCGTCCACGGAGTCGACAAGACCTTCACCATGCACCTGCAGGGCGGCCAGCGGCTGCCCGTGCTGCACGGCCTCACCCTGGACGTGCACCGTGGCGAGTGCGTCGTGCTGGCCGGCCCGTCCGGCGCCGGCAAGAGCTCGGTGCTCAAGATGGTCTACGGCAACTACGGCGTCGACGCCGGCTCGATCCTCCTTGACCGGATCGGTGGCCGGCTCGATCTGGCCACCGCCAGCCCGCGCGAGGTGATCGCCGCCCGACGCGACACCATCGGCTACGTCAGCCAGTTCCTCCGGGCGATCCCGCGGGTCTCCGCGCTGCAGGTCGTCGCCGAGCCGCTGGTCGAGCGCGGCGCCTCCCACGCCGTCGCCGAGGAGCGGGCCGCCACGCTGCTCACCCGGCTCAACATCCCGGAGCGGCTGTGGAGCCTGCCGCCGGCCACCTTCTCCGGCGGCGAGCAGCAGCGGGTCAACATCGCCCGCGGCTTCATCACCGGCCACCCGATGCTGCTGCTGGACGAGCCGACCGCCTCGCTCGACGCCCGCAACCGGGAGACCGTCATCGAGCTGATCCGCGAGCAGCTGTCCGACGGTGTCGGGATGCTGGCGATCTTCCACGACGCCGAGGTGCGCGAGGCGGTCGCCGACCGCTGCATCGACGTCGAGGCGTTCCAGGCCCCCGCCGGCGCGGCCGCATGA
- a CDS encoding DUF1045 domain-containing protein, giving the protein MSPRYAIYALPGAVAPDPLRRLAEAWIGRTVEGRTVEGRTTDDRGLGGLTDPAATPAVTPAGWTRDELDAITVDARRYGFHATLKAPFRLADGITADDLDDRVAQLAADLAPAVVPRIGLRLIDGFYALTAGDPAPGLHALADAVVRTLDDLRAPLTDADRARRHPERLSARQRELLDAWGYPYVFDEFLPHLTLTDRIAEPDRPRVSAALAEHFEGQLDRDVAVDALCVFVEPAPGSPFVLRSVHPLRGLLPHGPLDRAAGPFHHDPDLLDDNLLDVNPLTPPEPAAAGDREGEA; this is encoded by the coding sequence ATGAGCCCCCGCTACGCGATCTACGCGCTGCCCGGTGCGGTGGCGCCGGACCCGCTGCGCCGGCTCGCCGAGGCGTGGATCGGGCGCACGGTCGAGGGTCGTACGGTCGAGGGTCGTACGACGGACGATCGCGGACTCGGCGGCCTGACAGACCCTGCCGCGACACCGGCTGTGACCCCGGCCGGCTGGACCCGCGACGAGCTGGACGCGATCACCGTGGATGCCCGCCGCTACGGCTTCCACGCCACCCTCAAGGCGCCGTTCCGGCTCGCCGACGGCATCACCGCCGACGACCTCGACGACCGGGTCGCCCAGCTGGCCGCCGACCTGGCGCCGGCCGTCGTCCCTCGGATCGGCCTGCGGCTCATCGACGGCTTCTACGCGCTGACGGCCGGCGATCCGGCCCCTGGACTCCATGCCCTGGCCGACGCCGTAGTCCGTACGCTCGACGACCTGCGTGCCCCGCTGACCGACGCCGATCGCGCTCGTCGCCACCCCGAGCGGCTCAGTGCGCGTCAGCGCGAGTTGCTCGACGCATGGGGCTACCCGTACGTGTTCGACGAGTTCCTGCCCCACCTGACACTCACCGACCGGATCGCCGAGCCCGACCGGCCGCGGGTGTCTGCGGCGCTGGCCGAGCACTTCGAGGGCCAGTTGGACCGGGACGTGGCGGTCGACGCGTTGTGCGTGTTCGTCGAGCCCGCACCGGGCAGCCCGTTCGTCCTCCGGTCCGTCCACCCGCTCCGGGGCCTGCTCCCCCACGGCCCGCTCGACCGCGCCGCAGGCCCCTTCCACCACGACCCCGATCTCCTCGACGACAACCTCCTGGACGTCAACCCCCTCACCCCACCCGAGCCCGCCGCGGCGGGCGACCGAGAAGGAGAAGCATGA
- a CDS encoding alpha-D-ribose 1-methylphosphonate 5-triphosphate diphosphatase yields the protein MSSEHVLTNARVVLLDEVVSGSVVVRDGRIADLDAGSTRHGEDLAGDYLLPGIVELHTDHLEQHFEPRPGTHWDPVAAVLSHDAQLGASGATTVFDAVRLGSTPNAKDAAPANAHRLAEAIDHAAVAGLLRADHWIHLRCEVSAPDCLTSFESFEESPRVRLASLMDHTPGERQYADLEAFRTYMVGKRHIRTDQFDDHVAALKEASSVHAAPHRLAIAERARERGIALATHDDATEAHVAESTALGVDIAEFPTTVEAARAAVAAGQRVVMGAPNIVRGGSQSGNVAAAELLELGYLHILSSDYVPASPLQAVVRLVATGALSMAQGVQLMSTNPAQAVGLTDRGEIATGLRADLVRVHVHEVPSAVPTDEHHVPVVRSVWREGRRVS from the coding sequence ATGAGCAGCGAGCATGTCCTGACCAACGCCCGGGTCGTCCTGCTCGACGAGGTCGTCAGCGGCTCCGTCGTCGTCCGTGACGGTCGGATCGCCGACCTCGATGCCGGCTCGACCCGGCACGGCGAGGACCTCGCCGGCGATTACCTGCTGCCCGGCATCGTCGAGCTGCACACCGACCACCTGGAGCAGCATTTCGAACCGCGGCCCGGCACGCACTGGGACCCGGTCGCCGCCGTCCTGTCCCACGACGCGCAGCTCGGCGCGTCGGGTGCGACGACCGTCTTCGACGCGGTCCGCCTCGGCAGCACCCCGAACGCGAAGGACGCCGCGCCCGCCAACGCGCACCGGCTCGCCGAGGCGATCGACCATGCCGCCGTCGCCGGCCTGCTGCGGGCCGACCACTGGATCCACCTGCGCTGCGAGGTCTCCGCGCCGGACTGCCTGACGTCCTTCGAGTCGTTCGAGGAGTCCCCGCGGGTCCGGCTCGCGTCACTGATGGACCACACCCCGGGCGAGCGCCAGTACGCCGATCTGGAGGCGTTCCGTACGTACATGGTCGGCAAGCGGCACATCCGCACCGACCAGTTCGACGACCACGTCGCGGCCCTCAAGGAGGCGTCCTCGGTGCACGCCGCACCGCACCGGCTCGCGATCGCCGAACGGGCGCGGGAACGCGGTATCGCGCTCGCCACCCACGACGATGCGACCGAGGCGCACGTCGCGGAGTCGACGGCGCTCGGCGTCGACATCGCCGAGTTCCCGACCACCGTCGAGGCGGCCCGGGCGGCCGTGGCGGCAGGCCAGCGGGTGGTGATGGGCGCGCCGAACATCGTCCGCGGCGGCTCGCAGTCGGGCAACGTGGCGGCGGCCGAACTGCTCGAGCTGGGCTACCTGCACATCCTGTCGTCGGACTACGTGCCGGCCAGCCCGCTCCAGGCAGTCGTCCGTCTGGTGGCCACCGGCGCGCTGAGCATGGCACAGGGCGTCCAGCTGATGAGCACCAACCCGGCGCAGGCCGTCGGCCTCACCGACCGCGGCGAGATCGCCACCGGCCTGCGGGCCGACCTGGTGCGGGTGCATGTGCACGAGGTGCCGTCCGCCGTCCCGACCGACGAGCACCACGTCCCGGTGGTGCGCAGCGTCTGGCGGGAGGGTCGCCGGGTCTCCTGA
- a CDS encoding phosphate/phosphite/phosphonate ABC transporter substrate-binding protein has product MHLSAPKRVIAAATAALLASAVLAGCATGSATSGTTAKASSSAGWAKAEGTIVFGATPDQAGSDSNNKPLEDYIAKQTGYKVEYYPTADYTALIAAAVAGKIDVMSSGALQYVMAVNKGAKLEPVAATLTSPDVDDPGYYSEAIAPASSTIKTLADAKGKKVCFVDPNSTSGFLFGLYQLSKAGLDVTATGTDPNGNPTFKDFTPFFAGAHDKSAQAIASGQCDVGFAEDTEAEPVVSSGKAKLITKEYVPGGPLSISSTLPADVKTKLSDTLSGASVEAITASGVPLTDGFKEGYFGAKKEDAAYYTSITNLCTSIPAAKCAK; this is encoded by the coding sequence ATGCATCTGTCCGCCCCCAAGCGCGTCATCGCGGCCGCCACCGCGGCGCTGCTCGCCTCCGCCGTCCTCGCCGGCTGCGCCACCGGCTCCGCCACGTCCGGCACCACCGCCAAGGCCAGCTCCAGCGCCGGCTGGGCCAAGGCCGAGGGCACCATCGTCTTCGGCGCCACGCCCGACCAGGCCGGCTCCGACTCGAACAACAAGCCGCTCGAGGACTACATCGCCAAGCAGACCGGCTACAAGGTCGAGTACTACCCCACCGCCGACTACACCGCACTGATCGCCGCCGCCGTCGCGGGCAAGATCGACGTCATGTCGTCCGGCGCCCTGCAGTACGTGATGGCCGTCAACAAGGGCGCCAAGCTCGAGCCGGTCGCCGCCACCCTCACCTCCCCCGACGTCGACGACCCGGGCTACTACTCCGAGGCCATCGCCCCGGCCAGCTCGACCATCAAGACCCTCGCCGACGCGAAGGGCAAGAAGGTCTGCTTCGTCGACCCGAACTCGACCTCCGGCTTCCTCTTCGGCCTCTACCAGCTCTCGAAGGCCGGTCTCGACGTCACCGCCACCGGCACCGACCCGAACGGCAACCCGACGTTCAAGGACTTCACCCCCTTCTTCGCGGGTGCTCACGACAAGTCGGCCCAGGCCATCGCGAGCGGCCAGTGTGACGTCGGCTTCGCGGAGGACACCGAGGCCGAGCCGGTCGTCTCCTCGGGCAAGGCCAAGCTCATCACCAAGGAGTACGTGCCCGGCGGCCCGCTGTCGATCTCCTCGACCCTCCCGGCCGACGTGAAGACGAAGCTCTCCGACACCCTCAGTGGCGCCTCGGTCGAAGCGATCACCGCGTCCGGTGTCCCGCTCACCGACGGCTTCAAGGAAGGCTACTTCGGCGCCAAGAAGGAGGACGCCGCCTACTACACGTCCATCACCAATCTCTGCACGTCGATCCCGGCCGCCAAGTGCGCCAAGTGA
- the phnC gene encoding phosphonate ABC transporter ATP-binding protein, producing MSGTTISPAISVTGLSKYFSQTRALHNVTMTVERGEVVVLLGLSGSGKSTLLRHLNGLEFPSQGRVHVLDQEVQTLRPKALRALRGRVGMIFQQFELVGSLTVLENVLTGALARLAGPRLGLWAYPKPLKLAALTHLDRVGLLEKAYQRADQLSGGQQQRVAIARALMQNPEILLADEPVASLDPESSTQVMALIRQIAADDGLTVVCSLHQIDLALGWGDRIVGLRDGEVVLDTSTTGLTRAEAMQIYGRTTAADELAALDRQLADVDTDVRLAGAGAASTEDGAQ from the coding sequence ATGAGCGGTACGACGATCTCCCCTGCCATCTCGGTCACCGGGCTCTCGAAGTACTTCAGCCAGACGCGAGCGCTCCACAACGTCACCATGACGGTGGAGCGGGGGGAGGTCGTCGTGCTGCTCGGGCTGTCCGGCTCCGGCAAGTCGACCCTGCTGCGCCACCTCAACGGCCTGGAGTTCCCCTCCCAGGGCCGGGTCCACGTCCTCGACCAGGAGGTGCAGACGCTGCGGCCGAAGGCACTGCGCGCTCTGCGCGGCCGGGTCGGGATGATCTTCCAGCAGTTCGAACTCGTCGGGTCGCTGACGGTGCTCGAGAACGTGCTCACCGGCGCCCTCGCCCGGCTGGCGGGTCCCCGCCTCGGGCTGTGGGCCTACCCCAAGCCGCTCAAGCTCGCCGCGCTGACCCACCTCGATCGCGTCGGCCTGCTCGAGAAGGCCTACCAGCGCGCCGACCAGCTGTCCGGCGGACAGCAGCAGCGGGTCGCGATCGCCCGCGCGCTGATGCAGAACCCCGAGATCCTGCTAGCCGACGAGCCGGTGGCCAGCCTCGATCCCGAATCGAGCACGCAGGTGATGGCGCTGATCCGCCAGATCGCCGCCGACGACGGCCTGACCGTGGTGTGCAGCCTGCACCAGATCGACCTCGCCCTCGGCTGGGGCGACCGGATCGTCGGCCTGCGCGACGGCGAGGTGGTGCTCGACACCAGCACCACCGGTCTGACCCGGGCGGAGGCGATGCAGATCTACGGTCGTACGACCGCTGCCGACGAGTTGGCCGCGCTCGACCGCCAGCTGGCCGACGTCGACACCGACGTACGCCTCGCCGGCGCCGGCGCCGCGTCGACCGAGGACGGTGCGCAGTGA